CAGCTTGCCCAACAATGCCAACAGCAATTGGTTTAACGCTTTGTTTTAAATGATCCCCTGCATGCCTCATGCAGGGGATATTCGCTCGTTGGTGCGAAAGTCCCGTTCTTGATTTCAGTGCTTTCTCCTCTGTCGAAAGTGACGGTTTTTGACGAATAATTATAGAGACCCCCCTTTTTCGATAAAATGGGACACGGCCGGAACCTCAGTTTCCGGCCGTGTCCCAATTTTTATGGAATAGTTCTTTCCGAGCGGGCAACGCTAAACCTACACTCGAATAAGGAGGAAAAGCATGAACACGCAACGCGCGCAAGAAATTTCCGAATCTCCCGTGATGGCGAACGTTTCCTACAAAGGCGTACCGGTTTACATTCAGCACGTCAATGAAGAAAGCGAAACCGCAAGAATTTATCCGCTCGACGAACCGGAAAACGAACAGCAAGTATCGGTAGCCGAATTGCGAGAAGACTACCGGTAAGCAAGGATTTCGTCCAAAACAAACACCACTAAGCAAGTGGTGTTTGCTTCTGCTTCTTATGCAATCGGTTCATCCTTTTCCAACACCGGTGCCTCAACGTTTACCGTGTTCGGATACTTGATACCTGCTCCGGTGTTCAACACGACCACTTGATCGTCTTCCCTTATCCAGCCGTCCGCACGCAGCTTTCGTGCCGCCGCAAACGCCGCCGCCCCTTCGGGGCACACAAACGCCCCTTCAGCTGCCGCGACGGCCTGCAACTCGCTCAAGAGTTCCGCATCGCTCACCGCAACCGCACAACCGTCCGTTTCCTTCAACGCTTGCAAAATCAAAAAATCGCCGAGCGCTTTCGCGACGTTAATTCCGAATGCGACCGTCGAAGCGTTCTCCCAAGGCTCCGCTTGCGACTCACCCGCTTGCCACGCTTTGACGATCGGCGCGCACCCTTCGGCCTGTACGGCAACCAAACGCGGCATTCGATCCTCGTCTATCCATCCGAGCGCCTGCAATTCCCGCAATGCTTTATGGATGCCAATCAACCCGACCCCGCCTCCGGTCGGATACAGAATAACGTCCGGGACTTGCCAGCCGAACTGTTCGGCAATCTCCAGTCCCATCGTCTTCTTGCCTTCAATCCGGTACGGTTCTTTTAATGTCGACGCATCATACCAGCCGTTCGTTTTCACTGCTTCCCCGACAATCTTTCCAGCATCGCCGATCAATCCGTTCACGAGATAAAGATCCGCGCCTGCAGCAACGCACTCTTTTCTCGTAATTTCCG
This region of Bacillales bacterium genomic DNA includes:
- a CDS encoding small acid-soluble spore protein H — its product is MNTQRAQEISESPVMANVSYKGVPVYIQHVNEESETARIYPLDEPENEQQVSVAELREDYR
- a CDS encoding threonine synthase, with the protein product MPFSYLSHLYCPKCELTYDAHQPYQLCECGSPLLVSYDLDRLKHEMGREEIGGRSTDLWRFHEILPVEHEENVVSLGEGMTPLLAMPKIGSDMGIPGLSMKDEGLVPTGAFKARGAAVGVSKAKELGVNHLAMPTNGNAGAAWALYCARANIRATIAMPVDAPEITRKECVAAGADLYLVNGLIGDAGKIVGEAVKTNGWYDASTLKEPYRIEGKKTMGLEIAEQFGWQVPDVILYPTGGGVGLIGIHKALRELQALGWIDEDRMPRLVAVQAEGCAPIVKAWQAGESQAEPWENASTVAFGINVAKALGDFLILQALKETDGCAVAVSDAELLSELQAVAAAEGAFVCPEGAAAFAAARKLRADGWIREDDQVVVLNTGAGIKYPNTVNVEAPVLEKDEPIA